The Pristis pectinata isolate sPriPec2 chromosome 9, sPriPec2.1.pri, whole genome shotgun sequence genomic interval TAAAATAGCATGTTCATCTATATCTGTACAATGTTCTGGTGCCAATTCAGGAAAAACACAAATGGCTGAGCTAAGGAACAATGTATTTATCATGTTGTATAAAATCAATGTTAATGACCCAACAATTTGTCAAAATAACTTATGAAATTGCAAGAAATGGCAAAGTGTTGGGTTAGTATGatcatttgtttgaaataaataaaaatgaagcatTCTTTTGTGCTTAATCTGTTGAAGTTGCATGTAATGCTGGTTCATTAAAAAATACAGCTGCAGATGAAAAGACAAAGGagactggaacctggaacaaatcAGAACTTCATAAATCAGATAaatttggcgggggggggggggggggtggggggtggacagAGGAGGCAACATTGTGAGCTCTGAAGGTAGatgaccaggttggaggagatgcaggtgaacctGTGTCACATGGAAAGGCTGTTCTGGTCCATGGATAGTGATGAAGTAGGAGGTAAAGGGAAAGGTTGTAGGGAAAGGTGTGtcagggtgtggggagggttggGTGGCGAGGGATGAGCTGAGCACGTCATGGAGAGTGGTCTGTGCAGAAAGCTGGAGGGGGAAATGTGACTAGTAATAGGAGCTGGAAGCAGATGATATATTGGAGGAGGCAGTGGCTGATGGGGTGAAAGGCGAGGACTAAAGGAATTCTATCTCCGTTCTGTCGGTGGGGTGGGCTGAGAGCAGATGTAGGAAATAGATGTGAGGGCTCCAACTGTGGCAAAGAGGAAGCCACATTTCCACTAGTTCATCTCAGAAGCCCGAGATCACATGACCTCATCTCAAGAACTGATGAGATAGAGAAATTGAGGAGGGATGTAATCTTCACAGGAGATAGGGTGGGAGTAGGTAGGTTTATAGATGATGTCAGTGTCAAGTCTCTCTCCAAAGATTAAGACACAGAGAGACAAAAAGTGACCGAGACTGTTctggtgaatttgagggcagggtgcgATTTGGTAATAAGTGATGAGTTccacatgagtgcaggaagcagcactgatgCTGTTGTTCATGCAGCAGAGActttggggggagagggggtgctgCTGGAATAGACTCAGAACAAGAACTGTATCATAGCTAACAAAGGCAGGCATAGTACAGGCCTATGTGAATGTCCACAGTCACCTCTTTGATCTTCAGTAAGTGAGGCAGGTGTAGGGGTACTCTGGTGAGGACAGACCACTCAGTGCCAGAAGGGGAAGATCAGAGGTGATGATGAAGACACAGCAGAGGTTGGAGCTGGGGTGAGATGTAGGgtcagaggagggaggagaggtagtaaggggagggtggtggggacaaGGCAAGATCAGTGGAGCACAAAGTGGAGTTGGAGGAATGGCAGAAAAGAGAggcgaccaccccccccccccccaccaaatagaGTGGACAGAGCCTGGAGCAGGATGAATTTGCGATTCCTGGCGGCTGACAGGAACACAAAGAACCATTGGTTGCAACAGTGGATAGGGCAGAGGACAAAGTAACTGGACAACTGCAAATTAGAAACAGCAAGAGATGgaagtggtgggggaaggggcagaggagGGTATGGACACATAGCAGTGTGGGTAGAGCATAGGTACGAAGGAAAAACTTAGAAGCTGTGAATGAATTGAAGGTAGCCAAGGTCCTGGCTGGCATTGAACTGGGAGGCCCAAAACCAAAAGCTAGAAACTATGTGGGACAATGTGGTAGTGAGTGCACGTATGAGGAATGATGGTAATGAGTCTTGGTAAAATAAAAAGGGTTTGCTTCAAAGTACAATGGGCTGCATATTGCTCTCACTGGCAAATGAAAACACTATCAAtgtgagagagactgcagatgctggaaatctggagcaacgcacacaaaatgctggaggaactcagcgggacaggcagtatctatggaggggaaatgaacagttgacgtttcaggctgagacccttcatcaggactggaaagaaagagggcagaaaccagaaatataagggtggggagaggggcaggaccatgagctggtgggtgagagggggaaggtaggtaggtgggggatgggtggaagagggaatgatgtaagaagctgggaagtgataggaaAGATAGGACAGGACAgcagaccatgaaataaagggaaaaggGGCgggggggaaccagagggaggaaggtgtgggtgatgggaaggtTGTAaaggcagaggaggggaaagagaaggggtaaaggggccagaggtacaagggaaaacaaagctggggggtgggggagggacagaagggagtggttaccagaagttagagaaaaatcgatgttgatgctgtcaggttggataCTACCAAGATGGGATATGAGGTGTAAAatagctggccaccgggagatcctggctgttaagGTGGACTAAGGGATCACACTCTCTGCAAGGATCACACTCCACAACtgccttgtccctccccaccaatcccactAACCACAATAAGTATTAcaactgcccctacaccacctccctcactacTATTCAGGACCCTAAACGGTCCTTTCGGGGGGGAGGCAGTCCTTTACATGCGAATCCACTAGTGACATATGGCATCCGGTGCATCCCCCTCTGAATCGGTGAGACCCAAATCagattgggggggaaaaaaaaaatcacttcatcaagcaccttcgctctatacaccgtaacagccaggatctccctgcggccagccattttaattccacttcccattcccacactgacatgtctgtccacagcctcctctactgccaaattgaggctagacacagattagaggaacaacacctcatattgtcttggtagtctccaacctgacagcatcaacatcgatttctctaacttcttgttaaaccacccccctcacccccactttgttttctcttgtgcctctggcccctttaccccttcttttccctcccccaccctcataacCTTCCCATCACcctcaccttcctccctctggttccccacttccctttgttttgtggtctactgtcctctcctatcagattccatcttcttcagccctttgcctcttccacccatcacctcccagcttctcacatcaatcccactccccccgccccccacctccttcccccccctcacctgtattcacctatcacccaccaggtcatgctcctccccgtccccccttccttttattctggcttctgccctttctttctttccagtcctgatgaagggtctcagcctaaacgaaacatcgactgttcatctccctccataagtgcagtctgatctgctgagttcctccagcactgtgtgtgttgctTGAGAACACTGGCAGTCtttatatttccattttctaCGGGATTTTGCGCTAGAACTTAATATAAAATTAGAAACCCATAAAGGAGCAGTGGCCTCTTCAGAGAGTTAAAATATTTCATGCTAGTGTGGTAATAAATGCAGAGAAAAGGTGggacaaaaaaaagacaagtaaccattttttaaaaaaatccaattagAAACCTTAATGAATCTTCCTAGTTGCCAGAAAAATTGTTGTCCTAATTACTGTCAAACATATTTAAACAGGAACATGCACTAAAATATGCaatctttcaacatttttttgtgaAACGAGTGGGTATATTAAGAAAATACACTAACttttcaccttttttttcccccatctacTTCAACAATAGCATAATAGGACAGCTTTGAGGAAAAGGGCAAGTTGGCTGCAACTTAGACTTCTGCATTAAACTACCCACAAGAGGTCACAGGAACTTGCTGTTCAGTTTACACTTTCAAAGCAATGACTGTTAcccttatttgttttttttttaaaaacagtaggATGAACCCCCAAAATTGCACAAGAATCATTACTAGAACTTGTTTAGCAAGATCCCATGAAGTACCAATCAACACAATTTGGTGAGGTGTTTAAGAATACTGATGAAATACTAAAAACAGAAGGGGTCCATGTACACATATTTTAAACTATCAAAGCCTGGCACAGAAAATAGTCAAAAGGCATAAATAGTTTATCTAGAGAACTAGATTAAATACAAGTCCCTGCCCAACCACCAAATGGACTAAGTGTTCACTTCTGGACACCATATCTTAGAAAGCTTATTAGTCTGAGAGGGGATATAAGATACATTTGATGTAATTTAACCCCTGGAGTCCAGGGATAATTCTAAGGAGACATTATTGAAAACTAAGATTATATTTTCTATAATAAAAGATGAGGTTTAATGTTGTATACCCAAACAGAATTAAATGAACCACAGGTTTTTAAATTAGGATACCAATATAATTACCTGCCCTTCCTATTGCACACTGTGATTCTCAGCATCCACCCAAACACAGAACTAGAAAATGTTTGGGCATTTCCTTGAAGAATTACATTTAGCACACCCTCAGTACAAGACTGAAGTCCTAATCTAATATTTTTCTGAAATGGAAATTGTAATCTTTTAACTTGGGTAGCCAACCGACTCATTTTGGTTTTCTATATTTTCTGCACAAGCACCAGATAAATATGGTTTAATTGTACTTCTACTTGTTAAagtatcagtttttttttccaaatggtaATGTATAAAGTATCAATATGGCACCTTTAATTACATGTGGAAAAATATTTCTGGAATAGAAATAATAAAAGGCAGCCTTCTGTGATGATATATCAAATTTGGCCAATGTCAACTGAAGTCAAAAAACATCCCAGACAGTGATTAGTTTGCTGATTAAAGCCAGAGTGGCATCAAGTGATACATTATAACATTGAGTGTATTGGGAAGTGGAAAATTGGTCAGAATTCTTATTGCTTTTCAACAATCTCCTAGAAGTTGTCTGTGGATGTTGAGCAAAAAATAAAACCaagcaaaaaaataaaagcaggcaCAGCTATGACGAATCTACATTTCAGAAGCTTGTCATCAATAGCATTTGAGGTTTATGATGAACAATAGGTTTTTGGAGAAAGTTTGCAGATTGAAGTCAATACAAGTCAACATtagggacacaagaaactgcagatgctggaatacagagcaacaatccactggaggaactcagcagtcaagcagcatttgcagGTGGAGAGGAACtctcgatgtttcaggttgaaaacctgcattaggactgagaggtgagatagccagcataaagggTATTGGTGCGACAGGAGTCAGAGGTGagcggtggactgaggagggatgcatgacgacaggcaggttgtgccaggtaggggagagagCTGGAACACAACatatgatagatggaggcagacaaagagggaAAAATATATATATGGACAGGAAGATGCAAcaaggtgtgtgtggggggagggcaggggaagagAGTATAAAAATTGGAGATAGCTGCTGAAGAGAGTTAAGCAGGCACACAAAAGCTATCAGTGCTGGGTGAGAATGGGAACATtatgggagaggtgaatggcagttggaacctgAGCCAGGTAGAATTGATGCTATCTGGTAGTAgtggtgttcctgcttatctccctccaggaACGGTCTCCAATCTTCagtcccctcccctacccttgcTCCATCTACCTCTCTATACATTTCTCACCCCTCCAAGTTATCACATACCTGcaatctcccaactccacccctgcttccCTTCCCTACCTGGCGCAATCTGCCTCTCATCTTGCATCCCACCTAAGTCCACCACTCCCCTTTCCCATACTAGGcatctctcctctctcagtcctgatccaggcTTTTAGCCTGAAAAATCCAcaatttcccaccccccccccccaacagatgttgcTTGTCCTGCTAagttccgccagcagattgtttgttgctcaagtcAATgttaaaaactgaacaaaataggaAGACAAGCTACCAGCAATTATAAATtatggagaaaaataaaaatggttgTTATTTAACTAGAGTCTactacagtgatttttttttaaatcatgtcaATATTCTGATGTGGAGGACACTggcaagtgggaatgatgtcacaGTTGCAGAAGAGCAGCACCGGAAATAGCATAGAATTGGTCATGGATGTTGTCAATTCCTATAGAAGCTCTATATAGAGGAATTTTGTACAACTGAAACCAAAGAAAATCTCATCTGTACAGGAATTTGGGTGGAGAATTTCAGCATGAAGCCCATTACCATCATTAGAGATTAGCATTTAAAACAGATCTTACTAGAACTGCAAAGATTGGAGCAATTGGGAACATTTCAAAAaacaagggaatgggattgcttacctagcacagacttaatgggccgaatgggAGTCTCTTCTGCTATACTAATTCTTATTCTTCAAACAAGTtgagatttgttttaaattacttcAGATCCTGTTAGAGAACATTAGATTTATGAATAGGAAAGGAAATGTGTCAAAAAGATTTCTACTTTTGACAaaaaatcaaaaactagggggtcATTGGTATGAGACAAATACTAATAAATCTaatatggaaattaaaaaaaactttcaaaaagaGGAACTATCACAGGCTGAGACAACAGCACAGATCAAGGATGTCCGAATGATGGCCCAAGTACCAAATTTGAGCTATAGCAACTTTCGGCCCAGACTTtacagttaacatagaacatcacagcacagtacaggcccttcggcccatgatgttgtgctgacattttatcctgctcaaagctctatctaacctttccctctatttctctgtcattcatgtggctatctaaaagtctcttaaatgtccttaatgtatctgccccgcaACTTAAAAGCACAAAACCCAAAGTGTTGAGGAAGGATTTTGTTTACAATCACTTATTGTCACTAAATAAATTTATGGAGTGACCCAGGTGAGAGAAGGGTAGGGTTGCTATAGAAGATGGGGATTGGTTGAGGAATTTGAGGATGAAAGAATCAAAGTCAAGGGTTTGCAAGGGTGGGGAATCTTAGAAATGTACGTCAGTTGTTAATGCAGACACCTACCTGGACTCCTTGAACTCTCCAGCAGTGATCCTGTGATAGCGCACCATTTAATGCCAAGTAGTACTTTCAAGTTGCTTCACTGTTCAAGGTCACTATTATTAGCAATACTTGTTAACCACAACTACTGCACAGTTTGACAGTGGTGCACCAGTCCAGCACCCCTCTGTACACAAGTGCAGACCACAAGCACAGAAGTGCCAACAATTAATCCATAGTGATCTAACCTAACCTAAAGATAGCCTTTCAAGCACAATAGCTTGGGCACCCATCACTGGATGCCTTCAAAAGATTAAATCTAGGTGAATAAATGGAAGAAAGTCATACCTATGAAGAGGTAGGTAGAATGGAAAACAACTTAAGGGGTATGGACACCTGCACAGACTAGCTcagcttctgtgctgtgtaattaATACAAGGTCAAAAATGAGAAATAGTAATGAATTTTTCCCAAAGATCAAAAGGGATAAGATAGAGTTAAGTGGCATTGCACATTTCCCATTTAAGTATTTGATAAGTAGAAGCTAAGAGCCTTAGAGGGATTTAAATATTCACCCCAATACCAGTTTCACACATGCAaggttcctttaaaaaaaattgcaaagactATAGCCTAGGACCAAAGTTGCAGATTAAGAGAAAAATAGGAAATGTTAATCAGTtagttccaaaaaaaaattaaaagtttttaaatacGACAATTTCACGTGCCCATACAGATCAGGAGGTTGTGATCTGTATTGTGTTAACTTCAAGAGTTGAAAATGAGAGCAGTATAGTTACAATTTCTTTCAGTAATTAGTGAAGTTTCTGCTCTCATGCATATTTTGTACATTTATAAAACTTAGGTGGCATATGGTAATAAACTTAATTTCACATAGAGGGATGACCAATTTATTGGGTTCATGATAGCTACCTGAAATGCATCACTCACTTTACTGGAGGAAAAAATAATGATGCCTTCCATGTCAAATAGGCTCCTGAAAAGGATGAAATTTATTACATAAGATGTAACTTAGATATTAATTGCATTAACTTGCACACTTCCTTGAAAACCAAACAATTATGTAAGTCAAACTTTTTATTTCATGTACAGTATACACAAATTTATGGTGCACAAGAGGCCAGCAGTTTAAGAGGTAAACCATACAGCAGGTCATAATAAATAAGTTGGCTGAAACCATTACTTGTCCATAACCAGTGCCTTTTCACACCTGTTGTGTTTTGTCCATTCAGCACTCCAGTGATAAGTGGAATGTAATTTTTCACTTCCTATCCCCTTCCGATCACTGGTCTGATGTGACTTCGAACAATCACCCAAGCAAAGTCACTTTCTTCCCTGATGTTTGGTtggcagtttttttaaatatatgtataaaaGTTGCAACATCTCTACAATCAGCAGCCTCACTCATCACTTGCATCTGTATCATCATCAAGGTACTCATCCACTACTCCTACATTGCCATTCTGAGTTGCCCACTCCTCTTCATCATACTCGATGCTGTCATTGTCTTCATTGAGATCACTGTCAGCATCAACAGCAGCAGCTGCCACCACCAAGTGTTCCACTGCTTGTTGTGGAACATTTCCATTATTGTTGACAAATACTATGCTTTCACTTTGATTCTCCTCAATGTACACTCCTTGATGGCACATGGGGCAGGTATCCTGAATGTACAACCATTTGCGCAGGCAAAGTGCATGGAAGTAATGATTGCAAGGTGTGATACGTGCTGACGTAGTGAACTCCTGGTAGCAAATTGCACACACATCACCAATGTCATGCAAACTACTGCCTCTTATTTCTGGCAAAGAATTAATTTTCTTAACAGCAGTCCTCCGATTTATAAATGTTTTCCATCCATTCTTAGCTTGCAAATAAATGTTAAAGTAAGCATGTAAGCACATCATACAGGCACGAATTTTACTCCCAGATTCAAACATCATTGTGTAAGCTCCATTTCCAAACATTATAACTCCAAAAATGAACTCAATAACGTTCCCCGTTGAACGAACATAGTAAATATAATCATCTAGTTTTTCCCATAGCACATTGTAATATCCATCAATTATAAACAATGTATACACAGTGAGGGAAACAATTACTTTTAAGCACAATTCAACACAGAATGCTGTCACAGCAAACAACCAAGTATTCAATGTGTGGACCTGCCACAAGGTGCAGCTGAGTATAATTGGAAGAATGAAAAGGCTAATGGAAACCAAAAGAACAGGCAAGTGTCTTCTGAAGGAGGAAACGTGGGAGGCACTAAGTGACATGAGCACAGGATCTGTCATTCCATGAATGAAATGCAGGATTGCAGTCAACAGAAGGCACATGTTTCGACTAAGGCGAACTAGTCTTTCTTCAGGTTCCAGTCCACTCAAACCTGTCTGTAGCgccaaaatgaaaaataaaactggagCCACAAACCCCAATCGTTTATCTTCTTCCTCAGTAGACCCAATGAAAGCCAAGATTCCAAGTCCCAGATAGTGTGCTAATGATGAGATGACTGCACTCATGCCAAGGACAGTCAATGTTGAATCACAACCACTTATTATAAGATTGCAGAGCACTTCCCAACTGTCACTCCAGGAGATAAAATAACTTTTGTTCCCTGACTCACCCTGTGTTACTTTAACAACGTAAACTAAAATGATGGCCTGTGCCATTAGCCGAGTCAACCAGAAAACTCTCAATACATCAGGGAAACGAATCCTCTTCCACGTGTCCTCCACAATAACTTGTAATCCATAGATACGATACATATGCCGTACCAGCAAATAGACATATCTTACTGTATAATAAAACCATTTTAAATTCATTGTAATGTAAAGTACAGTCTGTGCTGTTATGTACATGCCTGAAAAGGCAACTAACAGATTCTGAAAGTCTTCTGGTAACTCCAAGGCCAGACCCAGTATAGGCAGCAGGAAATTTACCATGGTTAATGCAGAAAACATTGATGGAATGCAGAGTAATGCTGCATATCCAATACCAAATGTGAGCTGAACAGCAATAAGGGCCAACCACAATGTTGGACCATTGCGCGGCAATAGCTGCATCCCAAACACTGCGGAGTAGTACGCATTGTAGAAGTCTATGTGGAGAGTGGTGTAGTAGTTTACAAGGACAGAAGTTGTAGCAAGTAGAACAACACAGCCAAACATGTACAGTCTGAAGAGAGCTCTTTGGGATAGGATGAGAACAACGCACGATGCAAGAAGACCTGAAAGACATTGAAAAACATTATTAatataaatgaagaaaaaatttTAAACACAATATGTAATCGCTTACTTGATACATTTCACATTTATAGCAAAATAAAACAGACCAATGAtgatgctccatccaagcctcCTCTTTTCATCATCACTCAGATACTTACCTGCTTAACCTTAAACGAAACAATAATTGCTTCAATTATTTTGTATGGTAATGGCTTGCGCTTCTGAATCATATTCTGGATAAAAGTTTCTTCCAAATTCCTTACTGAATTTATTAGCAACTACCTTACATTTATTTATAGCCACAATTCTGGCCAAATGCCAGGAGAAATATCTTTCTGACATCTGCTCTATCAAATTCTCTTATTAAAGACCATTACAAGGTCACCTCTCGATCCTTACCCGGGGAACAGCGCCTGCATATTTACTTGGAACTATCCACCCAAAAATGAACCCCAATGCTTCGTGGCCTGATTAAGGTGTCAGATTTGAAATCATAGATCTTTTGCCAGAGAGGTGATGGAAAATTTACTTCCCTGTTCCTGGAATGCTCTACGTGAAGACATCGGGATtctgcaaataattttaaaaggggTGTGAATACTTGTGGGTAAGGAGCTTGGAGTTGCCAATGAAAAGCACAACTGCTGTTTTAAACAGCCAGCACAGGCACACCTGTTCTATAATTAGACTGCATCACTGCTTTTAGTGAAGTATGAGCAACCTTAAGAATTCTTTGGCTCTAGCCATTTataaactttgttttaaaaaacagGTGTGGGATTACCTGTTCTTCTAATCAAGATATTTGCCTAATTACTTATAATGAAATTCAATTAACAATTGCATGATACTACAATCACTACAATAAcctgcacccatctacatcaatggtgatgaggttgagagggttgagagccttaagttcctaggagtgaacatcaccaatagcctgtcctggtccaacacgTACACACCACAGCCATGAAAGCTCACAagcacctctacttgctcaggaggctaaatatatttggcacatcccctttgacactcaccaacttttgtcggtacaccatagaaagcatcctatctggatgcatcatggtttggtacggcaactgctctccccagaccgcaagaaactgcagagagttgtggacacagcctag includes:
- the rnf139 gene encoding E3 ubiquitin-protein ligase RNF139 yields the protein MSSQWVSVGSHLRGVLDVALRVPCIFVIDAILNSYYDGDEPLPVVARQVSQRLLGLLASCVVLILSQRALFRLYMFGCVVLLATTSVLVNYYTTLHIDFYNAYYSAVFGMQLLPRNGPTLWLALIAVQLTFGIGYAALLCIPSMFSALTMVNFLLPILGLALELPEDFQNLLVAFSGMYITAQTVLYITMNLKWFYYTVRYVYLLVRHMYRIYGLQVIVEDTWKRIRFPDVLRVFWLTRLMAQAIILVYVVKVTQGESGNKSYFISWSDSWEVLCNLIISGCDSTLTVLGMSAVISSLAHYLGLGILAFIGSTEEEDKRLGFVAPVLFFILALQTGLSGLEPEERLVRLSRNMCLLLTAILHFIHGMTDPVLMSLSASHVSSFRRHLPVLLVSISLFILPIILSCTLWQVHTLNTWLFAVTAFCVELCLKVIVSLTVYTLFIIDGYYNVLWEKLDDYIYYVRSTGNVIEFIFGVIMFGNGAYTMMFESGSKIRACMMCLHAYFNIYLQAKNGWKTFINRRTAVKKINSLPEIRGSSLHDIGDVCAICYQEFTTSARITPCNHYFHALCLRKWLYIQDTCPMCHQGVYIEENQSESIVFVNNNGNVPQQAVEHLVVAAAAVDADSDLNEDNDSIEYDEEEWATQNGNVGVVDEYLDDDTDASDE